The Anaerolineae bacterium genome has a window encoding:
- a CDS encoding Recombination protein RecR produces the protein MSLPKPLQDVVNALSRLPGIGPKTASRLAFFLWRAPQEVSVELANALMALKREITTCPRCFHLMASGQEACDICLDTNRQREMICVVEEPLDVIAIERSGAYRGLYHVLQGVLSPIEGVSPQDLRIAELIQRLEQEPVREVILATNPSLEGEATAMYLRQRLQPFGVKLTRLARGLPVGGDLEYTDPNTLLRALLGRQEMGDGEG, from the coding sequence ATGTCGTTGCCCAAACCGCTTCAGGATGTGGTCAATGCCTTGAGCCGTCTGCCGGGTATTGGGCCAAAGACGGCTTCGCGGCTGGCGTTCTTTCTCTGGCGGGCACCGCAGGAGGTGAGTGTCGAACTGGCAAACGCCTTAATGGCTTTGAAAAGAGAAATAACCACCTGTCCGCGCTGCTTTCACCTGATGGCGAGTGGTCAGGAAGCCTGCGACATCTGTCTGGATACAAACAGGCAACGCGAGATGATCTGTGTGGTCGAGGAGCCATTAGACGTCATTGCCATCGAACGCTCGGGTGCCTACCGCGGCCTTTATCATGTCTTGCAAGGGGTTCTGTCCCCCATTGAAGGAGTCAGCCCTCAGGATTTACGCATTGCGGAACTGATACAGCGCCTGGAGCAGGAACCTGTTCGGGAAGTCATTCTGGCCACCAATCCGAGTCTGGAGGGGGAGGCAACCGCAATGTACCTGAGACAGCGCCTGCAACCTTTTGGCGTGAAACTCACTCGTCTGGCGCGCGGCTTGCCGGTGGGCGGGGATTTAGAATATACCGATCCGAACACTTTGCTCAGGGCATTGCTGGGCAGGCAAGAAATGGGGGATGGAGAAGGCTAA
- a CDS encoding DNA polymerase III subunits gamma and tau gives MTQTLYRKWRPTNWQEIVGQAQVVQTLRNAIAAGRFAHAYLFAGPRGTGKTTTARILAKALNCLAEDGNQKPCGECQNCLAIQAGRFLDLIEIDAASNTSVEDVRDLREKINFAPNQGKYKVYIIDEVHMLSTAAFNALLKTLEEPPAHAIFVLATTEVHKIPATVLSRCQRHEFRRIPLVEIVAQLEKIAQQENISVDPAALQLIARQATGSLRDAISLLDQLASAGKPITVEWVGQLLGTVASQSIIELTEAILNRDPQRGLQIIHQTLDSGADGRVFSRQMIEHLRNLVMVKVGHGREVEAPQELKQKFAEQAQKLTVAQLLDLIRAFQAAASETRLTWLTALPLEMALLEGLQALQAEAEKPSTVLPSSQPAGGRSTAETKAIARQKSTAKETIAQEQGEEPLAVPASAAKDEQGLTLEAVQAHWREIRALVRSQNPSVEALLNSCKPAAVKGRQLFLVFNGEFAKQKMERPEALALVNRAINKTLNCSVEIRCLLRGIQSDELPQGVDHDGVIAEALRLGGEIVDIQD, from the coding sequence ATGACCCAAACCCTGTACCGCAAGTGGCGCCCAACCAACTGGCAGGAGATCGTTGGGCAAGCACAGGTCGTCCAGACTTTGCGCAATGCTATCGCCGCTGGACGCTTTGCCCATGCCTATCTTTTTGCCGGGCCGCGCGGCACCGGTAAAACGACCACGGCGCGCATTCTGGCGAAAGCCTTGAATTGTCTGGCGGAGGATGGCAACCAGAAACCCTGTGGAGAGTGCCAGAATTGTCTGGCAATTCAAGCGGGACGTTTTCTGGATCTGATTGAGATCGATGCGGCTTCGAACACCAGCGTTGAGGACGTGCGTGACCTGCGGGAGAAGATTAATTTTGCTCCCAATCAGGGGAAGTATAAGGTCTATATCATCGACGAAGTGCACATGCTTTCCACGGCGGCTTTCAATGCCCTGTTGAAAACACTTGAGGAGCCGCCGGCCCATGCCATTTTTGTACTGGCAACCACCGAAGTGCATAAAATCCCGGCCACGGTTCTCTCACGCTGTCAGCGGCATGAATTTCGGCGTATCCCGCTGGTGGAGATCGTGGCTCAATTGGAGAAGATCGCTCAGCAGGAAAACATCTCCGTTGATCCAGCAGCTTTACAGCTTATAGCCCGGCAGGCAACCGGGAGTCTGCGGGATGCGATCTCGTTGCTCGATCAGTTGGCTTCTGCCGGCAAGCCAATTACCGTCGAATGGGTTGGGCAACTGTTGGGTACGGTGGCGAGCCAATCTATTATAGAACTCACGGAAGCCATTTTGAACCGCGATCCCCAACGCGGTTTACAAATCATCCACCAGACATTGGATAGCGGAGCAGATGGGCGGGTCTTTTCCCGCCAGATGATCGAGCATTTGCGCAACCTGGTGATGGTAAAAGTGGGCCATGGGCGTGAAGTCGAAGCGCCGCAGGAGTTGAAACAGAAATTCGCCGAACAGGCTCAAAAGCTGACCGTTGCGCAGTTGCTCGACCTGATTCGAGCCTTTCAGGCCGCCGCTTCTGAAACGCGCCTGACCTGGTTAACAGCTCTTCCGTTGGAGATGGCATTGCTGGAAGGTTTACAAGCCCTGCAGGCGGAGGCGGAAAAACCGTCCACTGTTCTACCTTCGTCTCAACCTGCTGGCGGGCGTTCAACTGCGGAGACGAAAGCGATAGCCCGGCAAAAAAGCACTGCCAAAGAGACAATTGCGCAAGAGCAGGGTGAAGAACCATTGGCTGTTCCTGCCTCGGCAGCGAAAGACGAACAGGGTTTGACTCTTGAGGCAGTTCAAGCCCACTGGCGCGAGATCCGGGCTCTGGTGCGCAGTCAAAACCCCAGCGTGGAGGCATTGTTAAATTCCTGTAAGCCGGCTGCGGTAAAGGGCAGGCAGTTGTTTTTGGTCTTCAACGGCGAGTTCGCCAAACAAAAGATGGAACGACCCGAAGCGCTGGCGCTGGTCAATCGGGCGATTAACAAAACGTTGAATTGTAGTGTTGAAATTCGCTGCCTGTTGCGGGGCATCCAGAGCGACGAATTACCTCAGGGAGTCGATCACGATGGGGTGATAGCGGAGGCTTTGCGTTTAGGTGGTGAAATTGTGGATATTCAAGACTAG
- a CDS encoding putative cytoplasmic protein, which produces MRWVEEIIQAAIEKGEFENLRGKGKRIEWDENPFAPPDWQLAFHLLRSNGFTLPWIETRRELLMEIAELRRRAACLRETSSDDHWRERERAQLERQIGELNHRIRRYNISAPLAHFQLPILDCEAELEGNQ; this is translated from the coding sequence ATGCGCTGGGTTGAAGAAATTATCCAGGCGGCAATTGAGAAAGGGGAGTTTGAGAATTTGCGCGGCAAAGGGAAACGGATTGAATGGGATGAAAATCCGTTTGCACCGCCTGATTGGCAACTTGCCTTCCATCTCTTGCGTTCCAATGGCTTCACCCTGCCCTGGATTGAAACCCGGCGCGAACTGCTGATGGAAATCGCGGAGCTTCGACGACGGGCGGCATGCCTGCGAGAGACCTCATCCGATGACCATTGGCGGGAGAGGGAAAGAGCGCAGTTAGAGCGGCAAATCGGGGAATTGAATCACCGCATCCGCAGGTATAATATCAGCGCGCCGCTGGCGCACTTTCAATTGCCAATCTTAGACTGCGAAGCCGAACTCGAAGGGAACCAATGA
- a CDS encoding Transcriptional regulator, LuxR family produces the protein MKLLGESTLRLSLLGGFEVRVGEQSITQFDSDKARALLAYLVMEGDRAHRRQTLSYLFWSDYPEAQALKNLRQTLYRLTQAFAASLPDGVTLLQITPQDVRLNPQLVIDSDYHRFRQLLGEANAHLHRRLTLCPLCLQKLDQAVALFRGNLLSGLSLHGSAAFEDWLFERREELVDQTLNALTALTQAAGRRGDHLAVRRYAYKQIHLSAIDETAYRELMRSLAQDGQRNAALAHYKTLKRQLRSELGIEPMAETTALYNSLVQEEPLGVQAAAPLRHFPTILTSFLGRQAELDMLLDALAAGSGRLVTLCGPGGVGKTRLALEAAQVIGPLFENGAAFLNLQALQTPEQVMISLAETMNLPLQRQANRSLRSQVLTGIQHAGEFLLILDNCEHLPLAEFIAELLQAAPQLVILATSRARLGLQAERVLLVQGLPYPQSETANPAESVAVQLFLQRAASFAMEWQELAPVARICALLEGLPLGIELAAACSAHTPLDQIATAIEQNLDALDSTYPDVVERQRSLRAVFEHSWKLLDKEEQAALMQLAIFKGGFQIEAAQFVGAIHERTLKSLWQKSLLAFEAAAGRYTMHPTLQYFAAEKLRAVPLTASLAQIRHASYFATFVSQRAQPLRTLQQQQVQKEIGRELQNILAAWEWATDHQDLSLMRQLMQGLYLYYEAKSWFEEGMRIFQQGIRALRSLKVLDASAMALLAALLGRQAVFYRQLSQYRRAEEAVKEGCALLEGHELSEEKAFLLHQKAWIAFLQARYHQASEWAEQSLQGYQRLENPMGIGDALVLLGWTAYELGYYPQAAALCERARTVCEAVDYAWGSQYALYGLGLVKRAQGDSAAARQLFEENYQFCEQMDFVWGAALALINLGLVALVGGDVPEAAQAFQQSLQICERIGSKWGVAQSYKGLGYVALEQKAYPSARYHAEQSLKLYRQMADHDGMADCYLILCQAACETHQTRQAWGYLKKAEDAIQHSENGFREARTFYHRARIYQVEGEQDLAEAWFLKTLAHPACEGWFAQKAQAEIQKGL, from the coding sequence ATGAAACTGTTAGGTGAAAGTACGCTGAGGCTCTCACTGCTCGGCGGTTTTGAAGTTCGAGTGGGGGAGCAAAGCATTACCCAATTCGACTCGGATAAAGCCAGAGCGCTTCTGGCTTATCTGGTCATGGAAGGGGATCGTGCCCATCGCCGCCAAACCTTAAGCTATTTGTTCTGGAGCGATTATCCGGAAGCCCAGGCGCTGAAGAATCTGCGTCAGACGCTTTATCGCCTGACCCAGGCTTTTGCCGCCAGCCTGCCAGATGGGGTAACCCTTTTGCAGATCACGCCTCAGGATGTGCGCCTGAATCCCCAGCTTGTCATCGATTCGGACTATCACCGTTTTCGGCAATTGCTGGGCGAAGCGAACGCGCATCTGCATCGCCGTCTCACGCTTTGCCCGCTTTGCCTGCAAAAATTAGACCAGGCGGTCGCCCTGTTTCGGGGCAATTTGTTGAGCGGTCTCAGCCTGCACGGCAGTGCCGCTTTTGAAGACTGGCTGTTCGAACGCCGCGAGGAACTGGTCGATCAGACCCTGAACGCCCTGACTGCCCTGACGCAGGCTGCCGGACGACGGGGCGACCATCTGGCTGTCCGCCGCTATGCCTACAAGCAGATACACCTTTCCGCAATCGATGAGACCGCTTATCGGGAACTGATGCGCTCTCTGGCGCAGGATGGTCAGCGCAATGCTGCTTTAGCCCATTACAAGACCCTGAAACGCCAGTTGCGCTCCGAACTGGGCATTGAACCGATGGCAGAGACCACCGCCCTTTATAACTCCCTCGTGCAGGAAGAACCGCTTGGCGTGCAAGCGGCCGCGCCCCTGCGTCACTTTCCGACCATCCTGACTTCGTTTCTGGGGCGGCAAGCAGAGCTGGATATGCTTTTAGATGCCCTTGCCGCTGGCAGCGGCCGCCTGGTCACCCTTTGCGGACCGGGGGGTGTGGGTAAAACCCGCTTGGCGCTCGAAGCCGCCCAGGTCATCGGGCCACTGTTTGAAAACGGGGCAGCCTTTCTAAACTTGCAAGCCTTGCAGACACCAGAACAGGTCATGATCAGCCTTGCCGAAACCATGAACCTGCCCCTGCAAAGACAGGCAAACCGCTCCCTGCGCAGCCAGGTATTAACGGGCATCCAGCACGCCGGTGAGTTCTTGTTGATCCTGGATAATTGTGAGCATCTCCCCCTGGCAGAATTCATCGCCGAACTCCTTCAGGCCGCACCCCAGCTTGTCATCCTTGCCACCTCGCGGGCGCGCCTGGGCTTGCAGGCTGAAAGGGTTTTGTTGGTGCAGGGTTTGCCCTACCCGCAAAGCGAAACCGCAAATCCAGCCGAAAGTGTTGCGGTGCAACTCTTTTTGCAGCGTGCAGCGTCATTTGCAATGGAATGGCAAGAGCTGGCGCCGGTTGCCAGGATTTGCGCCCTGCTGGAGGGTTTGCCGCTGGGCATTGAACTGGCCGCAGCTTGCAGTGCCCATACACCGCTGGATCAGATTGCAACCGCGATCGAACAAAATCTGGATGCCCTGGATTCGACCTACCCGGATGTCGTTGAACGCCAGCGCAGCCTGCGCGCCGTGTTTGAACATTCCTGGAAGTTGTTAGATAAGGAAGAGCAAGCGGCGCTGATGCAACTGGCGATCTTCAAAGGAGGCTTTCAAATCGAGGCTGCTCAATTTGTCGGGGCAATCCATGAACGAACGCTCAAGTCTCTCTGGCAGAAATCGTTGCTGGCTTTCGAGGCGGCTGCTGGACGCTATACCATGCATCCGACCCTGCAATATTTTGCAGCCGAAAAATTACGCGCCGTACCCTTGACCGCCAGCCTGGCTCAGATCCGTCATGCCAGCTACTTTGCCACCTTTGTTTCCCAGCGCGCCCAACCTCTGCGCACCTTGCAGCAGCAACAGGTTCAAAAAGAAATCGGCCGCGAACTCCAGAATATCCTGGCCGCCTGGGAATGGGCAACCGACCATCAGGACCTCTCCCTGATGCGCCAGTTAATGCAAGGTCTATATCTTTATTACGAAGCCAAGAGCTGGTTTGAAGAGGGGATGCGCATTTTCCAACAAGGTATTCGAGCGTTGAGGAGCTTGAAAGTTCTGGACGCCAGCGCAATGGCTCTGCTGGCGGCCTTGTTGGGCAGGCAGGCGGTCTTTTATCGGCAATTGTCGCAATACCGGCGCGCAGAAGAGGCTGTAAAGGAAGGATGTGCCCTTTTAGAAGGTCATGAGCTATCAGAAGAGAAAGCCTTCTTATTACACCAGAAAGCCTGGATTGCTTTTTTACAAGCTCGCTATCACCAGGCGAGCGAATGGGCTGAGCAAAGCCTGCAGGGATATCAGCGCCTGGAAAACCCGATGGGCATTGGGGATGCGCTGGTTTTGCTTGGCTGGACAGCTTATGAACTGGGTTATTATCCTCAAGCAGCCGCCCTCTGTGAGCGTGCCAGAACAGTCTGTGAGGCCGTTGACTATGCCTGGGGAAGTCAGTACGCCCTATATGGATTAGGTCTGGTCAAACGGGCACAGGGAGATAGCGCCGCCGCCAGGCAATTGTTTGAGGAAAATTATCAGTTTTGTGAACAAATGGACTTTGTCTGGGGTGCAGCGTTGGCGCTGATCAATCTGGGGTTGGTGGCGCTGGTTGGTGGAGACGTTCCAGAAGCCGCTCAGGCTTTTCAGCAAAGTTTACAAATCTGTGAGCGCATCGGAAGCAAGTGGGGAGTAGCGCAAAGTTACAAGGGATTGGGTTATGTCGCGCTGGAGCAAAAAGCGTACCCATCCGCTCGCTACCATGCCGAACAAAGCCTGAAGCTCTATCGCCAGATGGCTGATCACGATGGCATGGCGGATTGTTACCTGATTCTCTGTCAGGCAGCCTGTGAGACTCATCAGACCAGGCAGGCATGGGGTTACCTGAAAAAGGCTGAAGATGCCATCCAGCACTCGGAAAATGGTTTTCGGGAGGCAAGGACGTTTTACCATCGCGCCCGCATCTATCAGGTGGAAGGTGAGCAGGATCTCGCTGAGGCCTGGTTTTTAAAGACCCTTGCCCATCCGGCCTGTGAGGGATGGTTTGCCCAAAAAGCGCAGGCAGAAATCCAGAAAGGGCTATAA